In Chryseobacterium lactis, a single genomic region encodes these proteins:
- a CDS encoding peptide-N-glycosidase F-related protein, whose product MYKKIFFLSLLIAGLFKSQTLTPVITQATYYDGYAATVSQPIPPGLIRLGNTRYSRKLTDNELNSFQSKITINVKIGALCDNYDRLGEVFLTLVPKNQTTYTMDDSNIKRIEVARYITPFMNKNVPPTEVPYTYDVSNLYSIFHDTQLRNTYDIYMELDVFGVPYAANNEVVGCNSRNDVFTGTLTLSSNNIGSPSDYNTLVPILTYNRLNNYNSTDVTGETVRITTFNLPNPVSNARFFVISTPHGGNPGGEEYNRRQNYTYLDDVQVLTYTPGGVSCEPYRIYNTQGNRIYGFTPRTDWTLWNNWCPGAAVPIREFTVSNMAAGNHTLKHTIPTAVFNERNGDVYLSVYMQGKSNSSLNVKDIKTVDVAIYPNPTTDIVTIQSKAGVGSLTLFSMDGKKISETNKENKINLSSYGKGAYILKIVLKDGTAFSHKIIKK is encoded by the coding sequence ATGTACAAAAAAATATTTTTTCTAAGCCTACTTATTGCAGGCCTGTTTAAATCACAGACCCTCACTCCTGTGATCACCCAAGCAACTTACTATGACGGATATGCCGCTACAGTATCACAACCAATTCCACCCGGATTGATCAGACTGGGCAATACCAGATACTCGAGAAAACTGACAGATAATGAACTTAATTCTTTCCAGTCAAAAATCACTATCAACGTAAAAATAGGTGCACTATGTGACAATTATGATCGCCTGGGAGAAGTCTTTCTTACATTAGTCCCTAAAAATCAAACTACTTATACAATGGATGATTCCAACATTAAAAGAATTGAAGTTGCCCGCTATATTACTCCGTTTATGAACAAAAACGTTCCTCCTACAGAAGTTCCTTATACTTATGATGTAAGTAATTTATACAGCATATTTCATGACACCCAACTACGAAACACCTATGACATCTATATGGAACTGGACGTTTTTGGCGTTCCCTATGCTGCTAATAATGAAGTAGTAGGCTGCAATAGCAGAAATGATGTTTTTACCGGAACTCTTACTTTATCATCAAATAATATAGGCAGTCCTTCTGATTACAATACATTAGTTCCTATACTTACTTACAACAGACTCAACAACTATAATAGTACCGACGTTACAGGTGAGACCGTTAGAATTACAACCTTTAATCTTCCCAATCCTGTCTCAAATGCCCGCTTCTTTGTAATATCCACCCCACATGGTGGAAATCCCGGAGGTGAAGAATATAACAGAAGACAGAATTATACTTATCTGGACGATGTACAAGTTCTTACCTATACCCCGGGAGGAGTCTCCTGTGAACCTTATAGAATCTATAATACACAAGGCAACAGGATTTATGGATTCACTCCTAGGACCGACTGGACATTATGGAATAACTGGTGTCCTGGTGCAGCTGTCCCTATCAGGGAATTTACAGTAAGTAATATGGCTGCAGGAAATCACACGTTAAAGCACACTATCCCTACCGCTGTTTTTAATGAAAGAAACGGTGATGTCTACCTTTCTGTTTATATGCAGGGGAAAAGTAATTCTTCTTTAAATGTAAAAGATATTAAAACAGTTGATGTCGCTATCTACCCAAATCCCACTACTGATATTGTGACCATACAATCAAAAGCAGGAGTAGGATCGCTGACTCTTTTTAGCATGGATGGAAAAAAAATATCTGAAACGAATAAAGAGAACAAAATAAACCTTTCTTCTTACGGAAAAGGGGCCTATATTTTAAAAATCGTTCTTAAAGACGGCACTGCTTTCAGCCATAAAATCATTAAAAAATAA
- a CDS encoding DinB family protein — protein MNYHFQAHRQVRKNLLDILQNTSHEDLLLIPDGFNNNIYWNIAHTVATQQLLHYYLSGNPFRIDKYWIETYKKGTLPNLNVQKSEVEDLEFLLTETSKILMKDYDSDFFSDYTPYTTSFGMDLKSIQDAIIFNNMHESLHYGYVMAQKRAILGEIGR, from the coding sequence ATGAATTATCATTTTCAAGCGCACAGACAAGTAAGAAAGAACCTTTTAGACATCCTTCAGAATACATCCCACGAGGATTTGCTGCTGATTCCGGATGGTTTCAACAATAATATTTACTGGAATATTGCCCATACCGTTGCTACACAACAGCTTTTGCACTATTACCTGAGCGGAAATCCGTTCCGTATTGATAAGTATTGGATTGAAACTTATAAAAAAGGTACTTTACCCAACTTAAATGTCCAAAAATCTGAAGTGGAAGATTTGGAGTTTTTACTAACGGAAACTTCAAAAATTCTGATGAAGGATTATGACAGCGATTTCTTTTCAGACTATACTCCTTACACCACGAGTTTCGGAATGGACCTGAAAAGCATCCAGGATGCTATTATCTTTAACAATATGCACGAAAGCCTTCACTATGGTTATGTGATGGCACAAAAAAGAGCAATTTTAGGAGAGATAGGAAGATAG